A genomic stretch from Brucella sp. BE17 includes:
- the groL gene encoding chaperonin GroEL (60 kDa chaperone family; promotes refolding of misfolded polypeptides especially under stressful conditions; forms two stacked rings of heptamers to form a barrel-shaped 14mer; ends can be capped by GroES; misfolded proteins enter the barrel where they are refolded when GroES binds), translating to MAAKEVKFGRNAREKMLRGVDILADAVKVTLGPKGRNVVIDKSFGAPRITKDGVSVAKEIELEDKFENMGAQMLREVASKTNDTAGDGTTTATVLAQGIVQEGAKAVAAGMNPMDLKRGIDLAVNEVVAELLKNAKKINTSEEVAQVGTISANGEVEIGKMIAEAMQKVGNEGVITVEEAKTAETELEVVEGMQFDRGYLSPYFVTNPDKMIADLEDAYILLHEKKLSNLQALLPVLEAVVQTSKPLVIIAEDVEGEALATLVVNKLRGGLKIAAVKAPGFGDRRKAMLEDIAILTGGQVISEDLGIKLESVTLDMLGRAKKVAISKENTTIVDGAGQKAEINARVGQIKQQIEETTSDYDREKLQERLAKLAGGVAVIRVGGATEVEVKEKKDRVDDALNATRAAVEEGIVAGGGTALLRASAKISAKGINADQEAGINIVRRALQTPARQITTNAGEEASVIVGKILENASETYGYNTATGEYGDLIKSGVVDPVKVVRTALQNAASVAGLLITTEAMIAELPKKDAAPAGMPGGMGGMGGMDF from the coding sequence ATGGCTGCTAAAGAAGTAAAATTCGGTCGCAATGCGCGCGAAAAGATGCTGCGCGGCGTCGATATCCTCGCTGACGCTGTAAAGGTAACGCTGGGCCCGAAAGGCCGTAACGTTGTTATCGACAAGTCGTTCGGCGCTCCGCGCATTACCAAGGACGGTGTGTCGGTTGCCAAGGAAATCGAACTGGAAGACAAGTTCGAAAACATGGGCGCACAGATGCTGCGCGAAGTGGCTTCCAAGACAAACGACACCGCTGGTGACGGCACCACGACCGCAACCGTTCTGGCTCAGGGTATCGTTCAGGAAGGTGCCAAGGCTGTTGCTGCCGGCATGAACCCGATGGATCTCAAGCGCGGTATCGATCTGGCTGTCAACGAAGTTGTTGCCGAGCTGCTCAAGAACGCCAAGAAGATCAATACGTCTGAAGAAGTTGCCCAGGTTGGCACCATCTCTGCCAATGGCGAAGTTGAAATCGGCAAGATGATCGCTGAAGCGATGCAGAAAGTCGGCAACGAAGGCGTCATCACGGTTGAAGAAGCCAAGACCGCTGAAACCGAACTCGAAGTCGTTGAAGGCATGCAGTTCGACCGTGGCTACCTGTCGCCTTACTTCGTCACCAATCCCGACAAGATGATTGCTGACCTCGAAGACGCTTACATCCTTCTGCACGAAAAGAAGCTTTCCAACCTTCAGGCTCTCCTGCCGGTTCTCGAAGCTGTCGTTCAGACCTCCAAGCCACTCGTCATCATCGCTGAAGACGTCGAAGGTGAAGCTCTTGCAACGCTCGTCGTCAACAAGCTGCGTGGCGGCCTGAAAATTGCTGCAGTCAAGGCTCCGGGCTTCGGCGATCGCCGCAAGGCTATGCTCGAAGACATCGCGATCCTCACCGGCGGTCAGGTCATTTCCGAAGACCTCGGCATCAAGCTGGAAAGCGTCACGCTTGACATGCTGGGCCGCGCCAAGAAGGTTGCGATCTCCAAGGAAAACACCACGATCGTCGACGGTGCAGGCCAGAAGGCCGAGATCAACGCCCGCGTTGGCCAGATCAAGCAGCAGATCGAAGAAACCACTTCGGACTATGATCGTGAAAAGCTTCAGGAACGTCTTGCCAAGCTGGCTGGCGGTGTTGCCGTGATCCGCGTTGGCGGTGCAACGGAAGTTGAAGTGAAGGAAAAGAAGGATCGCGTTGACGATGCTCTGAACGCAACCCGCGCGGCTGTTGAAGAAGGCATCGTTGCAGGTGGTGGTACCGCTCTGCTACGCGCTTCTGCAAAAATTTCCGCCAAGGGCATCAATGCCGATCAGGAAGCTGGAATCAACATCGTTCGTCGCGCCCTGCAGACTCCTGCTCGCCAGATCACGACCAATGCTGGTGAAGAAGCTTCCGTTATCGTTGGCAAGATCCTTGAAAACGCTTCGGAAACCTACGGCTACAACACGGCAACTGGCGAATATGGCGACCTGATCAAGTCTGGCGTCGTCGATCCGGTCAAGGTTGTGCGCACGGCGCTGCAGAATGCAGCATCGGTTGCTGGTCTCCTGATCACCACCGAAGCCATGATCGCAGAGCTTCCGAAGAAGGACGCTGCTCCTGCTGGCATGCCTGGCGGCATGGGCGGCATGGGCGGCATGGATTTCTAA
- a CDS encoding MarR family transcriptional regulator, whose product MDSYIPLENQLCFSIYSTSLAINRLYKPLLDELGITYPQYLVLNVLWEEDGRSISTIAQRIALEPSTITPLVKRLEAAGLVQRIRSAEDERTVHVRLTQRGRALREESRCLGEALFVKAHMPVDDMIALNREIRRLYSALTLEQNAESASSDLPLP is encoded by the coding sequence ATGGACAGTTATATCCCGCTTGAGAACCAACTTTGTTTCTCGATTTATTCGACTTCGCTTGCCATTAATCGTTTGTACAAGCCTCTGCTTGACGAGCTTGGCATCACCTACCCTCAGTATCTGGTGTTGAACGTTCTCTGGGAAGAGGACGGACGCAGTATCAGCACAATCGCTCAGCGTATCGCTCTGGAGCCAAGCACGATCACGCCTCTGGTCAAAAGACTGGAAGCAGCAGGTTTGGTTCAAAGGATTCGCAGCGCAGAAGACGAGAGAACCGTGCACGTCAGATTGACCCAACGGGGGCGTGCTCTGCGCGAAGAGAGCCGCTGCCTTGGTGAAGCCTTGTTTGTCAAGGCGCACATGCCAGTCGATGACATGATCGCGCTCAACCGGGAGATACGCCGCTTATATAGCGCTCTTACGTTGGAGCAGAACGCTGAAAGCGCTAGTTCCGACTTGCCGTTACCGTGA
- the fumC gene encoding class II fumarate hydratase, with translation MTATRTETDTFGPIDVPTDRYWGAQTQRSLQNFKIGGERLPLPLVHALGVVKRAAAETNIALGKLDPVLGQVIAVAASEVIEGKLDDHFPLVVWQTGSGTQSNMNANEVISNRAIELLGGEKGSKKPVHPNDHVNMSQSSNDSFPTAIHIATAVEAVNRLYPALEHLTRSLKVKEEAFKDIIKIGRTHTQDATPITLGQEFSGYRVALDYARQRIEHSLADIFLLAQGGTAVGTGLNAPKGFDTGVADAVSAITGLSFKTAPNKFEALASHGAIANFHGSLNALAADLFKIANDIRFLGSGPRSGLGELSLPENEPGSSIMPGKVNPTQAEALTMVATQIFGNHTAVTVAASQGHFELNVFKPVIAYNVLQSIRLLSDAMLSFADHCVEGIEPNQSRIKELLDRSLMLVTALAPAIGYDNAAKIAKTAHKNDTTLREEALKSGLVSEEDYDRLVQAERMIAPE, from the coding sequence ATGACCGCCACGCGTACCGAAACAGATACTTTCGGACCGATCGACGTCCCCACGGATCGTTACTGGGGTGCGCAGACGCAGCGCTCTTTGCAGAATTTCAAGATTGGCGGCGAGCGCCTGCCTTTGCCACTGGTGCATGCACTGGGCGTGGTTAAACGTGCCGCCGCTGAAACAAATATTGCACTCGGCAAACTCGATCCCGTGCTGGGTCAGGTCATTGCTGTCGCAGCTTCCGAAGTCATCGAAGGCAAGCTCGACGACCATTTCCCGCTTGTCGTCTGGCAGACGGGATCCGGCACGCAGTCGAACATGAACGCCAATGAAGTGATCTCCAACCGTGCCATCGAGCTGCTCGGCGGGGAAAAAGGCTCCAAGAAGCCGGTCCACCCCAATGACCACGTCAATATGAGCCAGTCGTCCAATGACAGCTTTCCCACTGCGATCCACATCGCGACCGCCGTCGAGGCGGTTAACCGCCTTTATCCCGCTCTTGAGCATCTGACGAGGTCGCTGAAGGTCAAGGAAGAAGCGTTTAAAGACATCATCAAGATCGGTCGCACCCACACACAGGACGCGACACCTATTACGCTCGGTCAGGAATTTTCCGGCTACCGCGTCGCACTCGACTATGCGCGCCAGCGTATCGAACATTCGCTCGCCGACATATTTTTGCTTGCGCAGGGTGGAACTGCGGTCGGTACCGGTCTGAATGCTCCCAAAGGCTTCGATACCGGCGTTGCCGATGCGGTGAGCGCCATTACAGGCCTGTCCTTCAAGACAGCACCCAACAAGTTCGAGGCACTGGCAAGCCACGGTGCGATTGCCAATTTCCATGGAAGCCTCAATGCGCTGGCAGCCGATCTGTTCAAAATCGCCAACGATATTCGTTTCCTCGGCTCCGGCCCGCGATCAGGGCTGGGCGAACTGTCGCTGCCGGAAAACGAACCCGGATCGTCAATTATGCCGGGCAAGGTCAACCCGACGCAGGCCGAGGCACTGACGATGGTTGCAACGCAGATTTTCGGCAATCATACCGCCGTGACGGTTGCCGCCAGCCAGGGCCATTTCGAACTCAATGTCTTCAAGCCCGTCATCGCCTATAATGTGCTGCAATCCATCCGTCTGCTGAGCGACGCCATGTTATCCTTTGCCGATCATTGTGTGGAAGGGATCGAGCCGAACCAATCCCGTATCAAGGAGCTTCTGGATCGTTCGCTGATGCTGGTGACCGCGCTTGCACCGGCCATCGGCTATGACAACGCCGCCAAGATTGCCAAGACTGCGCATAAGAACGACACGACCCTGCGCGAGGAAGCCCTGAAAAGCGGCCTTGTCTCCGAAGAAGATTATGATCGTCTTGTTCAAGCAGAACGCATGATCGCTCCTGAATAG
- a CDS encoding DoxX family protein, with amino-acid sequence MSSINAPTNGAVTLVARILLTILFIPSGFSKLTAISGTAGYFANLGLPLPTVTAVIVGLIEFVGGIAVLIGFKTRVAAILLGLFTIGAALIGHAVPFDETAFFKNMAIAGGFFVLTMHGAGSISVDAKRA; translated from the coding sequence ATGTCCTCTATCAATGCCCCGACCAATGGTGCGGTCACACTCGTTGCCCGTATTCTTCTGACAATCCTGTTTATTCCTTCGGGTTTCAGCAAGCTGACGGCAATTTCCGGCACCGCCGGTTATTTTGCAAATCTCGGCCTTCCGCTGCCCACCGTCACGGCTGTTATCGTCGGCCTGATTGAATTCGTCGGCGGTATTGCCGTTCTCATTGGCTTCAAGACGCGCGTTGCAGCCATTCTTCTCGGCCTGTTCACCATCGGTGCGGCTCTTATTGGCCATGCAGTACCTTTCGATGAGACCGCATTCTTCAAGAATATGGCCATTGCCGGTGGCTTTTTCGTTCTCACCATGCATGGTGCCGGCAGCATCTCTGTTGATGCCAAGCGTGCCTGA
- the hisG gene encoding ATP phosphoribosyltransferase, whose protein sequence is MSVTLALPSKGRLKEQTLAVLEKAGYKVILPEDNRNYRARVEGDDHLDILFLSASEIARELGYGSVDLGVTGEDLVRETLAHADERVAIEAELGFGQADVVVAVPDVWRDVTTMADLDDVAADFRQRHGRRLRIATKYWRLTQQFFSQKHGIQVYRIVESLGATEGAPAAGSADMIVDITSTGSTLHANHLKVLEDGIILRSQACLVCAKSSRGKPGVSEIAARIRESLTK, encoded by the coding sequence ATGAGCGTGACGCTGGCACTCCCTTCCAAGGGACGTTTGAAGGAGCAGACGCTCGCCGTTCTGGAAAAGGCCGGATACAAGGTGATCCTGCCGGAAGATAATCGCAATTACCGCGCACGGGTCGAGGGCGATGACCATCTTGATATTCTGTTTCTGTCAGCGTCCGAGATCGCACGCGAGCTGGGCTACGGCAGTGTCGATCTGGGTGTGACGGGCGAAGATCTGGTGCGCGAAACGCTGGCGCATGCCGATGAACGCGTGGCAATTGAAGCTGAACTGGGGTTCGGCCAAGCGGATGTGGTGGTGGCTGTGCCGGACGTCTGGCGTGATGTCACGACCATGGCTGATCTCGATGATGTGGCGGCGGATTTTCGTCAGCGCCACGGTCGCCGTTTGCGGATTGCCACCAAATACTGGCGGCTGACGCAGCAGTTTTTCTCGCAAAAGCACGGCATACAGGTCTATCGCATTGTCGAAAGTCTGGGTGCTACCGAGGGAGCGCCTGCTGCGGGTTCCGCAGACATGATCGTGGATATTACCTCGACAGGCTCGACGCTTCATGCCAATCATCTCAAAGTTCTGGAAGATGGCATCATCCTGCGCTCGCAGGCCTGTCTTGTCTGCGCAAAATCAAGCCGTGGTAAGCCGGGTGTTTCTGAGATTGCCGCACGTATCCGCGAGAGCCTCACAAAGTGA
- a CDS encoding ATP phosphoribosyltransferase regulatory subunit translates to MIATRPSTVFNALRGTLDACEAELVDIPLIQPADPFLDMAGEDLRRRIFLTENENGDSLCLRPEFTIPVCRNHIALNAATPKRYAYLGEVFRQRRDGAAEFLQAGIEDLGAPDEASSDARSIADALACVHSVAPGAKLEIVLGDQSVFAGVLKALGLPQGWRKKLLRAFGDAHSMEAALNELTGAQRRDPLPEKLGLLVSEGDEAGLARLLEIEMLEAGISPGAGRTPAEIARRLIEKEDLAVTRFPSSALDVLRQFLETRVTLDSAAITLRAFAADNALDLNAVLQKFEARKNAIADAGIATGDLIYDASFGRPLDYYTGLVYEIRNPQAQKDTVLAGGGRYDRLLTMLGASEPIPGVGFSIWLDRLQILAGETS, encoded by the coding sequence ATGATCGCAACACGCCCATCGACGGTTTTCAATGCGCTTCGCGGAACACTTGATGCGTGTGAGGCGGAACTGGTCGATATTCCGCTGATCCAGCCTGCCGATCCGTTTCTGGATATGGCGGGCGAGGATTTGCGCCGCCGGATTTTTCTGACCGAAAACGAGAATGGCGATAGCCTGTGTCTGAGACCGGAATTCACCATTCCCGTGTGCCGCAACCATATTGCGCTGAACGCTGCCACGCCAAAGCGCTATGCCTATCTTGGCGAGGTGTTTCGCCAACGCCGCGATGGTGCCGCCGAATTTCTTCAGGCCGGTATCGAGGATCTGGGCGCGCCTGATGAAGCATCATCGGACGCGCGCTCTATCGCTGATGCGCTGGCTTGCGTGCATTCGGTCGCCCCGGGCGCAAAGCTTGAAATCGTGCTGGGCGACCAATCGGTGTTTGCCGGCGTTCTCAAGGCGCTGGGCCTGCCGCAGGGCTGGCGCAAGAAGCTGTTGCGCGCCTTTGGCGATGCGCATTCCATGGAAGCGGCATTGAATGAGCTGACCGGCGCACAGCGGCGCGATCCATTGCCCGAAAAGCTCGGCCTTCTGGTCAGTGAAGGCGATGAGGCGGGACTGGCACGGCTTCTTGAAATTGAAATGCTCGAAGCAGGCATATCGCCCGGAGCAGGGCGCACGCCCGCAGAAATCGCGCGGCGTCTGATCGAGAAGGAAGATCTGGCGGTCACGCGCTTTCCGTCATCAGCCCTTGATGTGCTGCGCCAGTTTCTTGAAACGCGTGTAACGCTTGATTCAGCAGCGATCACGCTTAGGGCTTTTGCAGCTGATAATGCGCTTGATCTCAATGCCGTCTTGCAGAAATTCGAGGCGCGCAAGAATGCCATTGCCGATGCGGGTATTGCGACTGGCGACCTTATTTATGATGCGTCTTTCGGACGACCACTCGATTATTATACTGGTCTTGTCTATGAAATCCGCAACCCGCAAGCGCAAAAAGATACGGTTCTGGCCGGTGGTGGCCGTTACGACCGTCTTTTGACCATGCTGGGTGCCTCCGAGCCTATTCCGGGTGTTGGCTTTTCCATCTGGCTTGATCGCTTGCAGATCCTGGCGGGAGAAACATCATGA
- the hisS gene encoding histidine--tRNA ligase: MADKADKMKARLPRGFVDRVPDDLRAAEKMMATIREVYDLYGFEPVETPLIEYTDALGKFLPDQDRPNEGVFSFQDDDEQWLSLRYDLTAPLARYFAENFESLPKPYRSYRNGWVFRNEKPGPGRFRQFMQFDADTVGAPNVSADAEMCMMMADTMERLGIQRGDYVIRVNNRKVLDGVLDAIGLEGEGNAAKRLNVLRAIDKLDKFGQEGVRLLLGKGRLDESGDFTKGAELPDQAIEKILAFTAAGGASGAETIANLQLVVAGNAKGEEGVRELSDMQALFLAGGYEGRVKIDPSVVRGLEYYTGPVFEAELLFDVTNEDGQKVVFGSVGGGGRYDGLVSRFRGEPVPATGFSIGVSRLMTALKNLGKLDVSDNIGPVVVLVMDKDTESLGRYQKMVSDLRQAGIRAEMYVGGSGMKAQMKYADRRNAPCAIIQGSQEREAGEVQIKDLIEGKRLSAEIEDNVTWRESRPAQITVSESGLVDAVREILASQAQDSAQAKK; encoded by the coding sequence ATGGCCGATAAAGCGGACAAGATGAAAGCGCGTTTGCCGCGCGGGTTTGTCGACCGGGTTCCGGATGATTTGCGCGCCGCCGAAAAAATGATGGCGACCATCCGCGAAGTCTATGACCTTTATGGTTTCGAGCCGGTGGAAACACCGCTTATCGAATACACCGATGCGCTTGGCAAATTTCTGCCCGATCAGGACCGGCCCAATGAGGGCGTGTTCTCATTCCAGGATGATGACGAGCAATGGCTGTCGCTGCGCTACGATCTGACGGCTCCACTGGCGCGCTACTTTGCCGAAAATTTCGAGAGCCTGCCGAAGCCTTACCGCAGCTATCGCAACGGCTGGGTTTTCCGCAATGAAAAACCGGGCCCGGGCCGTTTCCGCCAGTTCATGCAGTTCGATGCCGATACGGTCGGCGCACCCAATGTCTCGGCAGATGCCGAAATGTGCATGATGATGGCCGATACGATGGAGCGTCTGGGTATTCAGCGCGGCGATTATGTGATCCGCGTCAACAACCGCAAGGTGCTCGACGGCGTGCTCGATGCAATCGGCCTCGAAGGCGAGGGCAATGCCGCAAAGCGGCTCAATGTGCTGCGCGCTATCGACAAGCTCGACAAGTTTGGCCAGGAAGGCGTCCGCCTTCTCTTGGGCAAGGGCCGACTTGATGAGAGCGGCGACTTTACCAAGGGTGCAGAATTGCCTGATCAGGCAATCGAAAAGATTTTGGCTTTCACCGCTGCGGGCGGAGCATCCGGGGCTGAAACCATCGCCAACCTGCAATTGGTCGTAGCCGGCAATGCCAAGGGTGAGGAAGGCGTGCGTGAGCTTTCCGACATGCAGGCGCTGTTTTTGGCGGGCGGCTATGAGGGCCGTGTCAAAATCGATCCATCGGTTGTGCGTGGACTTGAATATTATACCGGCCCGGTTTTTGAGGCCGAGCTCTTGTTCGACGTTACCAATGAGGATGGCCAGAAGGTGGTGTTCGGTTCTGTCGGCGGCGGTGGTCGTTATGACGGTCTGGTGTCGCGCTTCCGTGGCGAGCCGGTACCTGCGACCGGCTTTTCGATCGGCGTTTCTCGTTTGATGACGGCGCTCAAAAACCTCGGCAAGCTCGATGTTTCCGATAATATCGGCCCGGTCGTGGTGCTGGTCATGGACAAGGATACCGAAAGCCTTGGCCGCTATCAGAAAATGGTCTCTGATCTCAGGCAGGCTGGCATCCGCGCTGAAATGTATGTGGGTGGTTCAGGCATGAAGGCGCAGATGAAATATGCCGACCGCCGCAATGCGCCTTGTGCCATTATTCAGGGCTCGCAGGAGCGCGAGGCCGGTGAAGTCCAGATCAAGGATTTGATCGAGGGTAAGCGCCTGTCGGCAGAGATCGAGGATAATGTGACCTGGCGCGAAAGCCGCCCGGCGCAGATCACGGTCAGTGAAAGCGGCCTTGTCGACGCGGTTCGCGAAATCCTTGCCAGTCAGGCGCAGGATAGCGCTCAAGCCAAAAAGTGA
- a CDS encoding ABC transporter ATP-binding protein/permease → MASMTSFWGLMRAYWVSDRWKEAWALTIAIFVLTAIVSKTTVWVAEASGLMMNSIVNVNTAPVQHPLLAIAANAGILIALMLAKDVMLVGSRHFLSTTLHRKWRKWLNDQFSSAMLNGRHAHFHLQQGRGKDHIDNVDQRLQESVKGMTGGAIGLVTGIVGVLMSGFFVGQKLIEMSTEVQGLELFGAYGGAFLAFAAIVLYVPLGTLIAVLIGRRLERLNLRMQQAEGSYRGEWTTLLRRSFQISASKGEPVQQSVNNRLYTDVDQTWHKLNRFDASYLAFSQAYGFLSNRIIAYIPGLLPYMSGAVNFRNYVTGAELVAAMINDCSWFIQVMPAIANLRANAGRVTGLAQSIENVSDPAQFYARSGINRFAFATQHPRFGLSVRNLALMQGPDTETPFLRSGVINIRAGDWVYMRGESGSGKTSFIKALNGLWSYGAGEIIFPQNASVLYATQEAKFPSVSLKKLVGLPGDADNFSDLAVAAVLHEAGLGEFIERMNEADADGSPWDMVLSGGQKQKLVLARILLHKPSVIFLDEATGALDPAAKMRFHEALKSRCPQAIVISIMHEDKLPLLENGAQVYSHVLDIRNGYISLRPVQFDMPYEIATGAQGDLPLIAAE, encoded by the coding sequence ATGGCTTCAATGACATCCTTCTGGGGGCTGATGCGCGCCTACTGGGTTTCGGACCGCTGGAAAGAAGCCTGGGCGCTAACCATCGCGATCTTTGTTTTGACAGCAATCGTCAGCAAGACGACGGTCTGGGTGGCCGAGGCCTCCGGCCTGATGATGAACTCCATCGTTAACGTCAACACGGCTCCGGTGCAGCATCCGCTTCTGGCTATTGCAGCCAACGCTGGCATTCTCATTGCACTGATGCTTGCCAAGGACGTGATGCTCGTCGGCTCGCGGCATTTTCTGTCGACGACCTTGCATCGCAAATGGCGCAAATGGCTCAACGACCAGTTCTCGAGCGCGATGCTGAACGGACGCCACGCGCATTTCCATTTGCAGCAGGGCCGCGGCAAGGATCATATCGATAATGTCGATCAGCGCCTGCAGGAATCGGTCAAGGGCATGACTGGTGGTGCCATTGGTCTGGTGACAGGAATTGTTGGTGTTCTGATGTCCGGCTTTTTTGTTGGGCAAAAACTCATTGAAATGTCAACCGAGGTTCAGGGGCTGGAACTGTTCGGTGCCTATGGCGGCGCGTTTCTCGCTTTTGCGGCCATCGTGCTTTATGTACCGCTCGGCACGCTGATAGCTGTCTTGATTGGTCGCCGTCTTGAGCGGCTGAACCTGCGCATGCAGCAGGCGGAAGGCTCCTACCGTGGAGAATGGACCACGCTTCTGCGTCGCAGCTTCCAGATTTCCGCGTCCAAAGGCGAACCCGTTCAGCAATCGGTGAACAACCGTCTTTACACGGATGTCGATCAAACGTGGCATAAGCTCAACCGCTTCGATGCGAGTTATCTGGCCTTTTCGCAGGCCTATGGCTTTCTCTCCAACCGTATTATCGCCTATATACCGGGCCTGCTTCCCTATATGAGTGGTGCCGTGAATTTTCGTAATTATGTGACGGGCGCTGAGCTGGTCGCGGCCATGATCAATGACTGCTCATGGTTCATTCAGGTTATGCCGGCCATCGCCAATTTGCGCGCCAATGCAGGTCGCGTTACCGGCCTTGCGCAATCGATTGAAAATGTGAGCGATCCGGCACAATTTTATGCCCGCTCCGGCATCAACCGCTTTGCCTTTGCTACGCAGCATCCGCGTTTCGGGCTGTCGGTCCGCAATCTGGCGCTCATGCAGGGGCCTGACACCGAAACGCCGTTCCTGCGCTCGGGGGTGATCAATATTCGTGCGGGGGATTGGGTCTATATGCGCGGTGAATCCGGCTCGGGCAAAACCTCATTTATCAAGGCGCTGAATGGTCTCTGGTCTTACGGTGCAGGCGAAATCATCTTCCCGCAAAACGCCTCCGTGCTCTATGCGACACAGGAAGCCAAATTTCCTTCGGTCTCGTTGAAAAAGCTTGTCGGACTGCCGGGAGATGCCGATAATTTTAGCGATCTTGCCGTTGCGGCCGTCTTGCATGAAGCGGGGCTCGGTGAATTTATCGAGCGCATGAACGAGGCAGATGCGGACGGTTCGCCATGGGATATGGTGCTTTCAGGCGGGCAGAAGCAGAAGCTCGTGCTGGCGCGTATCCTTCTTCATAAGCCATCGGTCATCTTCCTTGACGAAGCCACCGGTGCACTCGATCCGGCTGCCAAGATGCGCTTTCATGAAGCTTTGAAAAGCCGTTGCCCGCAGGCAATCGTCATCAGCATCATGCATGAGGACAAGCTTCCGCTTCTCGAAAACGGTGCGCAGGTTTATTCGCACGTGCTGGATATCCGCAACGGTTACATTTCGCTGCGTCCGGTACAGTTCGATATGCCGTACGAGATAGCAACCGGCGCGCAAGGCGATTTACCCCTCATTGCCGCCGAATAG